One Caulobacter segnis genomic window carries:
- a CDS encoding NAD(P)H-dependent flavin oxidoreductase, with protein MAIKTRFTELFGVEHPIAQGGMQWVGKAELVGAVANAGALGFLTALTQPTPEALAKEIARTREMTDKPFGVNLTILPAMSPPPYAEYRAAIIESGIKIVETAGYKPQEHVDDLKAHGVKVIHKCTAVRHALSAERMGVDAISIDGFECAGHPGEDDIPGLILIPVAADKVKIPMIASGGFGDARGLVAALALGADGVNMGTRFCATVEAPIHENFKQAMVANDERATDLIFRTLHNTARVARNAISQQVVAIERAGGAKFEDVAQLVKGARGREGLESGDVDHGVWTAGMVQGLIHDVPTVKDLVDRIVAEAEAIIRQRLAGMVG; from the coding sequence ATGGCGATCAAGACCCGTTTCACCGAGCTGTTCGGGGTCGAGCACCCGATCGCCCAGGGCGGCATGCAGTGGGTCGGCAAGGCCGAGCTGGTCGGCGCCGTCGCCAATGCGGGCGCGCTGGGCTTCCTGACCGCCCTGACCCAGCCGACGCCCGAGGCCCTGGCGAAGGAGATCGCCCGCACCCGCGAGATGACCGACAAGCCGTTCGGGGTGAACCTGACCATCCTGCCGGCCATGTCCCCGCCGCCCTACGCCGAGTACCGGGCGGCGATCATCGAGAGCGGGATCAAGATCGTCGAGACCGCAGGTTACAAGCCGCAAGAGCACGTGGATGACTTGAAGGCCCACGGGGTCAAGGTGATCCACAAGTGCACCGCCGTCCGCCACGCCCTGTCGGCCGAGCGGATGGGCGTCGACGCCATCTCGATCGACGGCTTCGAGTGCGCCGGCCATCCGGGCGAGGACGACATCCCCGGCCTGATCCTGATCCCGGTCGCCGCCGACAAGGTGAAGATCCCCATGATCGCCTCGGGCGGCTTCGGCGACGCGCGCGGCCTGGTCGCGGCCCTGGCCCTGGGCGCGGACGGCGTCAACATGGGCACCCGCTTCTGCGCCACGGTGGAGGCGCCGATCCACGAGAACTTCAAGCAGGCCATGGTCGCCAACGACGAGCGCGCCACCGACCTGATCTTCCGCACCCTGCACAACACCGCTCGCGTCGCCCGCAACGCCATCAGCCAGCAGGTCGTGGCCATCGAGCGGGCCGGCGGCGCCAAGTTTGAGGACGTCGCCCAGCTGGTGAAGGGCGCGCGCGGCCGCGAGGGCCTGGAGAGCGGCGATGTCGACCACGGCGTCTGGACCGCCGGCATGGTCCAGGGCCTGATCCACGACGTGCCGACGGTGAAGGACCTGGTCGACCGGATCGTGGCCGAGGCCGAGGCGATCATCCGCCAGCGGCTGGCGGGGATGGTGGGGTAG
- a CDS encoding helix-turn-helix domain-containing protein, whose product MAEDSDLTALGREIRDRRKARNLSQEALAELAGLHRNYVGLLERGERNPSATTLFQLARALEIRLSELVGRL is encoded by the coding sequence GTGGCCGAAGACTCCGACCTGACCGCCCTGGGGCGAGAAATCCGCGACCGCCGCAAGGCCCGGAACCTCAGCCAGGAAGCCCTGGCCGAGCTGGCCGGCCTGCATCGCAACTATGTCGGCCTGCTGGAGCGCGGCGAGCGCAATCCCAGCGCCACCACGCTGTTCCAGCTGGCCCGCGCCCTGGAGATCCGGCTGTCGGAGCTGGTCGGGCGGCTCTGA
- a CDS encoding helix-turn-helix domain-containing protein, whose amino-acid sequence MGRQTRPLSVAVHPVDRHVGQVLRARRRALQLSQSAVAARLGISFQQLQKYERGTNRISASALHGLSLALDLPVARFFEGLAEPQSPDSARGRDLVAEMVAAPEGPALAEAFLNLPPGPIRNRLTALARAIGTVR is encoded by the coding sequence ATGGGTCGCCAAACACGTCCGCTGTCCGTCGCCGTCCATCCGGTCGACCGCCATGTCGGCCAGGTGCTGCGCGCCCGCCGCCGGGCGCTGCAGCTCAGCCAGTCGGCGGTGGCAGCCCGCCTGGGGATCAGCTTCCAGCAGCTGCAGAAGTACGAGCGCGGGACCAACCGGATCAGCGCCTCGGCGCTGCACGGCCTGTCGCTGGCGCTGGACCTGCCGGTGGCGCGGTTCTTCGAGGGCTTGGCCGAGCCGCAGAGCCCCGACAGCGCGCGCGGCCGCGACCTGGTCGCCGAGATGGTCGCCGCCCCGGAGGGCCCGGCCCTGGCCGAGGCCTTCCTGAACCTGCCGCCGGGCCCGATCCGCAACCGGCTGACGGCCCTGGCGCGCGCGATCGGGACGGTGCGGTGA
- a CDS encoding TonB-dependent siderophore receptor, whose amino-acid sequence MVLKTTLLAGGAFLALVSQASAQTATSSKSEDTRVDEVVINGAYTINSRVDTATGLGLTLRETPQSVTVITAQRIKDQNLQTISDVVRNTAGVSLVEVDDVRNVFNARGFEIKNYQIDGVPLSWSLAGDSGETVVDMSIYERVEIVRGATGLLTGAGDPSASINLVRKHADAREFTGSVSATLGSWDKRQVEADVSGAIRGGTIRGRLVGKYEKRDTYFDRQSTEKNVLYGVVEADLTPDTLLRVGASRQETNPNAAFWGALPSFYTDGGRTNLPVSTNTAANWAYWDTTNTNYFANLSHTFSNGWKLSFNYNRLINEQDSQLLYLYGTIDRATGVGLATWPYKSKGKTTQDSFDVQLHGDYALLGRTHEFTAGALYSKQDSDVVYYVAGGANAFLPATSIYSWDGNFPMPTFSSTPTQYTDNETKQTGAFAATRLNVTDSLKVIGGARLSTWERSGVNGGAADNYEAKNVVIPYIGVLYDLTPSHRLYGSYTEIFQPQNLRDINAKVLDPITGKAYELGLKSAFFDDALQSTVAVFKIQQDGVGQATGQVVPGSSPPEQAYAPADGAKSTGFEVELLGRITQGWNVSANYAQFEVEDADGAKVNTDQPRKSFTVFSTYKFGGGLDGLVVGGASTGATRSTR is encoded by the coding sequence ATGGTTCTGAAGACTACGCTGCTCGCGGGCGGCGCGTTCCTGGCGCTCGTTTCCCAGGCTTCGGCGCAGACGGCGACGTCGTCGAAAAGCGAAGACACGCGCGTCGACGAGGTGGTCATCAACGGCGCGTACACGATCAACAGTCGTGTCGACACGGCGACCGGCCTGGGCCTGACCCTGCGCGAGACCCCGCAGTCGGTGACCGTGATCACCGCCCAGCGCATCAAGGACCAGAACCTGCAGACGATCTCCGACGTCGTGCGCAACACCGCCGGCGTCTCGCTGGTCGAGGTCGACGACGTCCGCAACGTGTTCAACGCCCGCGGCTTTGAGATCAAGAACTACCAGATCGACGGCGTGCCGCTGTCGTGGAGCCTGGCCGGCGACTCCGGCGAGACCGTCGTCGACATGTCGATCTACGAGCGCGTCGAGATCGTGCGCGGCGCCACCGGCCTGCTGACCGGCGCCGGCGATCCGTCCGCGTCGATCAACCTGGTGCGCAAGCACGCCGACGCCCGCGAGTTCACCGGCTCGGTCTCGGCGACCCTGGGCAGCTGGGACAAGCGCCAGGTCGAGGCCGACGTCTCGGGCGCGATCAGGGGCGGGACGATCCGCGGCCGCCTAGTCGGCAAGTACGAGAAGCGCGACACCTATTTCGACCGCCAGAGCACCGAGAAGAACGTCCTCTACGGCGTGGTGGAAGCCGACCTGACTCCCGACACCCTGCTGCGTGTCGGCGCCAGCCGTCAGGAGACCAACCCGAACGCCGCGTTCTGGGGCGCCCTGCCCTCGTTCTACACCGACGGCGGCCGCACCAACCTGCCGGTCTCGACCAACACGGCGGCGAACTGGGCGTACTGGGACACCACCAACACCAACTACTTCGCCAACCTGTCGCACACCTTCTCGAACGGCTGGAAGCTGTCGTTCAACTACAACCGCCTGATCAACGAGCAGGATTCCCAGCTGCTCTATCTGTACGGGACCATCGACCGCGCCACCGGCGTGGGCCTGGCCACCTGGCCCTACAAGAGCAAGGGCAAGACCACCCAGGACAGCTTCGACGTCCAGCTGCACGGCGACTACGCGCTGCTCGGCCGCACGCATGAGTTCACGGCCGGCGCGCTCTACAGCAAGCAGGACTCCGACGTGGTCTACTACGTCGCCGGCGGCGCCAACGCCTTCCTGCCGGCGACCAGCATCTACAGCTGGGACGGCAACTTCCCCATGCCGACCTTCTCGTCGACGCCGACCCAGTACACCGACAACGAGACCAAGCAGACCGGCGCCTTCGCCGCCACGCGCCTGAACGTCACCGACAGCCTGAAGGTGATCGGCGGCGCGCGTCTGTCGACCTGGGAACGCAGCGGCGTCAACGGCGGCGCGGCCGACAACTACGAAGCCAAGAACGTCGTCATTCCCTATATCGGCGTGCTCTACGACCTGACGCCGTCGCACCGCCTGTACGGCAGCTACACCGAGATCTTCCAGCCGCAGAACCTGCGTGACATCAACGCCAAGGTTCTCGACCCGATCACCGGCAAGGCCTACGAACTGGGCCTCAAGAGCGCCTTCTTCGACGATGCGCTGCAGTCGACCGTGGCGGTCTTCAAGATCCAGCAGGATGGCGTGGGCCAGGCCACCGGCCAGGTCGTGCCGGGCTCGAGCCCGCCCGAGCAGGCCTACGCCCCGGCTGACGGCGCCAAGAGCACCGGCTTCGAGGTGGAACTGCTGGGCCGCATCACCCAGGGCTGGAACGTCAGCGCCAACTACGCCCAGTTCGAGGTCGAGGACGCCGACGGCGCCAAGGTCAACACCGACCAGCCGCGCAAGAGCTTCACCGTCTTCTCGACCTACAAGTTCGGCGGCGGGCTGGACGGCCTGGTGGTGGGCGGCGCGTCAACTGGCGCGACACGATCTACTCGGTGA
- a CDS encoding cytochrome P450, with amino-acid sequence MDATVLSAPLIPPAPKVHARPLGGSVLGDVRIALEMGRNLIGAWSEADFDDLITPYRFMGQPGLVVSDPVGVRQVLSSPHFRRPVKLGRPLKPLVGEGLLLSEGEAWKRQRKSLAPVFTPAAIGGLTPHFVDAGATLVERLAGRDRANLSEAFHHAALDAVLRALFSRRADQDGAVLAEIARRYLEGPAHFRFLDFVGRGLDDLTFADGDRRRLGGRWLAAVDAIIAERRVAPQAGDLLDRLLAARDEDGRPLPDHEVRDQCSSMLAAGFETTSRLLFWATYLLALDPATQDRVRAEVQAFPAARVAGLDDLKAWPLMRSVLFETLRLYPAAPTFGRQALVDGEVLGHPIQAGGSVTISPWLMHRHRKLWDAPTAFRPERFIDQAHPWGHEAFIPFGAGPRVCIGAGFALAEAQIVLASLLARFRLAMADERPVLPKASITLGPDHEPEFVLEPILQAQT; translated from the coding sequence ATGGACGCCACCGTCCTTTCCGCGCCGCTGATCCCACCCGCCCCGAAAGTTCACGCCCGTCCCCTCGGCGGCTCGGTCCTCGGCGACGTCCGGATCGCCCTCGAGATGGGCCGCAACCTGATCGGGGCCTGGTCCGAGGCCGACTTCGACGACCTGATCACCCCCTATCGCTTCATGGGCCAGCCGGGTCTGGTGGTCAGCGACCCCGTCGGCGTGCGTCAGGTCCTTTCGTCTCCCCATTTCCGCCGCCCGGTGAAGCTGGGCCGCCCCTTGAAGCCGCTGGTCGGCGAGGGCCTGCTGCTCAGCGAGGGCGAGGCCTGGAAGCGGCAGCGCAAGAGCCTGGCCCCGGTCTTCACCCCCGCCGCGATCGGCGGCCTGACGCCGCACTTCGTCGACGCTGGCGCCACGCTGGTCGAACGCCTGGCCGGCCGCGATCGCGCCAACCTGTCGGAGGCCTTTCACCACGCCGCCCTCGACGCCGTGCTCCGCGCGCTCTTCTCGCGCCGCGCCGACCAGGATGGCGCCGTGCTCGCAGAGATCGCCCGCCGCTACCTGGAGGGACCTGCGCATTTCCGCTTCCTCGACTTCGTCGGCCGGGGCCTCGACGACCTGACCTTCGCCGATGGCGACCGCCGACGGCTGGGCGGGCGCTGGCTGGCGGCGGTCGATGCGATCATCGCCGAGCGGCGCGTCGCGCCTCAAGCCGGCGACCTGCTGGACCGCCTGCTGGCCGCGCGCGACGAGGACGGCCGCCCCCTGCCCGACCACGAGGTGCGCGACCAGTGCAGCTCGATGCTGGCGGCGGGCTTCGAGACCACCTCGCGGCTGCTGTTCTGGGCGACCTATCTTCTGGCCCTGGACCCGGCGACGCAGGACCGCGTCCGCGCCGAGGTCCAGGCCTTCCCGGCCGCGCGCGTGGCCGGCCTGGACGACCTCAAGGCCTGGCCGCTGATGCGGTCGGTGCTGTTCGAGACCCTGCGGCTCTATCCCGCCGCCCCGACCTTCGGCCGCCAGGCCCTGGTCGATGGCGAGGTGCTGGGCCATCCGATCCAGGCTGGCGGCTCGGTCACCATCAGCCCGTGGCTGATGCACCGGCACCGCAAGCTGTGGGACGCCCCGACCGCCTTCCGGCCCGAGCGCTTCATCGACCAGGCCCATCCCTGGGGCCACGAGGCCTTCATCCCGTTCGGCGCGGGCCCGCGCGTCTGCATCGGGGCCGGCTTCGCCCTGGCGGAGGCCCAGATCGTGCTGGCCAGCCTGTTGGCGCGGTTCCGGCTGGCCATGGCCGACGAGCGGCCCGTGCTGCCCAAGGCCTCGATCACTCTGGGGCCCGACCACGAACCCGAGTTCGTTCTGGAGCCGATCCTGCAAGCGCAGACTTAG
- a CDS encoding acetyl-CoA carboxylase carboxyltransferase subunit alpha: MAAHYLDFERPIADLESKIEELSRLSETAGPGAFDLEIQALRDRAQELRKEAYANLDAWQKTMVARHPQRPHLRDYVAGLIDEFVELRGDRKFADDQAIVGGLGRFRGQPVVVMGHEKGHDTTTRLKHNFGMARPEGYRKAVRLMDMAERFSLPVITFVDTAGAYPGLGAEERGQAEAIARSTERCLTLGTPMVATIVGEGGSGGAIALAGANRVLILEHSIYSVISPEGAASILWRDGARAKDAATNMRITAQDLIKLGIVDRIVDEPAGGAHSNQDVAIQAVGDAVEEELKAMAHMSAQQLREQRAERFYAIGRAGLQ, translated from the coding sequence ATGGCCGCCCATTATCTCGATTTCGAACGCCCAATCGCTGACCTGGAAAGCAAAATCGAGGAGCTGTCCCGGCTCTCCGAGACCGCTGGACCGGGGGCGTTCGACCTCGAGATCCAGGCCCTGCGCGACCGCGCCCAGGAACTCCGCAAGGAGGCCTACGCCAATCTGGACGCCTGGCAGAAGACCATGGTCGCCCGGCATCCGCAGCGTCCGCACCTGCGCGATTATGTCGCGGGCCTGATCGACGAGTTCGTCGAGCTGCGCGGCGACCGCAAGTTCGCCGACGACCAGGCTATCGTCGGCGGCCTGGGCCGCTTCCGCGGCCAGCCCGTCGTGGTCATGGGCCACGAGAAGGGCCACGACACCACCACGCGCCTGAAGCACAACTTCGGCATGGCCCGCCCGGAAGGCTACCGCAAGGCCGTCCGGCTGATGGACATGGCCGAGCGCTTCTCCCTGCCGGTCATCACCTTCGTCGACACCGCCGGCGCCTATCCGGGCCTGGGCGCCGAGGAGCGCGGCCAGGCCGAGGCCATCGCCCGCTCGACCGAGCGCTGCCTGACCCTGGGCACCCCGATGGTCGCCACGATCGTCGGCGAGGGCGGTTCGGGCGGAGCCATCGCGCTCGCCGGCGCCAACCGCGTGCTGATCCTGGAGCACTCGATCTATTCGGTGATCTCGCCGGAAGGCGCGGCCTCGATCCTGTGGCGCGACGGCGCCCGGGCCAAGGACGCGGCCACCAACATGCGCATCACCGCCCAGGACCTGATCAAGCTGGGCATCGTCGACCGCATCGTCGACGAGCCGGCCGGCGGCGCCCACTCGAACCAGGACGTGGCCATCCAGGCCGTCGGCGACGCGGTCGAGGAAGAGCTGAAGGCCATGGCCCATATGAGCGCCCAGCAGCTGCGCGAGCAGCGCGCCGAACGCTTCTACGCCATCGGCCGCGCGGGCCTGCAGTAG
- a CDS encoding helix-turn-helix domain-containing protein, with protein sequence MNTPSPLRKLGGRIRALRTAAGLAPARLAAAAMIEEETLAAIEAGRRDPDYLVLKRLAEALGVSVGALLSAMEDPDQPP encoded by the coding sequence ATGAACACGCCGTCTCCATTGCGGAAGCTGGGCGGGAGGATCCGGGCGCTGCGGACGGCGGCCGGACTGGCGCCGGCCCGGCTGGCGGCGGCGGCGATGATCGAGGAGGAGACCCTGGCGGCGATCGAGGCGGGGCGGCGCGACCCCGACTATCTGGTCCTGAAGCGGCTGGCCGAGGCGCTGGGCGTCAGCGTCGGGGCGTTGCTGTCGGCGATGGAGGATCCGGACCAGCCTCCGTAG
- a CDS encoding HpcH/HpaI aldolase/citrate lyase family protein, giving the protein MKTARGFFKPLAIGAPTPYREPPARVERMIHFVPPHLDKVRAKVAEIAPTVDVILANLEDAIPADAKGAALAGLVAMSREVDFKALGVGFWTRINCLNSPWHLDEVATIVEKAGDKIDVIMVPKVEGPWDIFYMDQLLASLEAKHGVTRPILLHAILETAEGVMNVEAIAGASPRMQGISLGPADLAASRAMKTTRVGGGHPGYRVIEDPHADGSPRVSVQQDLWHYTFAKMVDACAAHGIKPFYGPFGAIDDPVACEQQFRNAFLMGCAGAWSLHPSQIAIAKTVFSPAPDEVAFAKRILEAMPDGTGVAMLDGKMQDDATWKQAKVMVDCARQIAGKDAEYKALYGF; this is encoded by the coding sequence ATGAAAACCGCGCGCGGCTTTTTCAAACCCTTGGCCATCGGGGCGCCGACGCCGTATCGCGAGCCGCCCGCTCGCGTGGAGCGGATGATCCACTTCGTGCCGCCGCACCTGGACAAGGTCCGCGCCAAGGTCGCCGAGATCGCCCCGACCGTCGACGTGATCCTGGCCAATCTGGAGGACGCCATCCCCGCCGACGCCAAGGGCGCGGCCCTGGCCGGGCTGGTGGCGATGTCGCGCGAGGTCGACTTCAAGGCGCTGGGCGTCGGCTTCTGGACCCGGATCAACTGCCTGAACTCGCCCTGGCACCTGGACGAGGTCGCCACCATCGTCGAGAAGGCCGGCGACAAGATCGACGTGATCATGGTCCCCAAGGTCGAGGGGCCCTGGGACATCTTCTACATGGACCAGTTGCTAGCCTCGCTGGAGGCCAAGCACGGCGTCACCCGGCCGATCCTGCTGCACGCCATCCTGGAGACCGCCGAGGGGGTGATGAACGTCGAGGCCATCGCCGGCGCCAGCCCGCGCATGCAGGGCATTTCACTCGGCCCGGCCGACCTGGCCGCCAGCCGGGCGATGAAGACCACCCGGGTCGGCGGCGGCCATCCGGGCTACCGCGTCATCGAGGATCCGCATGCGGACGGATCGCCGCGCGTGTCCGTGCAGCAGGATCTCTGGCACTACACCTTCGCCAAGATGGTCGACGCCTGCGCCGCCCATGGTATCAAGCCGTTCTATGGCCCGTTCGGCGCCATCGACGATCCCGTGGCCTGCGAGCAGCAGTTCCGCAACGCCTTCCTGATGGGCTGCGCCGGCGCCTGGAGCCTGCACCCCAGCCAGATCGCCATCGCCAAGACGGTGTTCAGCCCCGCCCCCGACGAGGTCGCCTTCGCCAAGCGCATCCTGGAGGCGATGCCGGACGGCACCGGCGTGGCCATGCTCGACGGCAAGATGCAGGACGACGCGACCTGGAAACAGGCCAAGGTGATGGTCGACTGCGCGCGGCAGATCGCGGGCAAGGACGCGGAGTACAAGGCGCTGTACGGGTTTTAG
- the uvrB gene encoding excinuclease ABC subunit UvrB produces MPRNPDSGVSDVSTPFVMDAVGDVAAGVMPMLWTPHRPARPDKSEGGKKFKLVSDYQPAGDQPTAIAELVEGINNRDQDQVLLGVTGSGKTFTMAQVIERTQRPALILAPNKTLAAQLYSEMKSFFPENAVEYFVSYYDYYQPEAYVPRTDTFIEKDSSINEQIDRMRHSATRAILERDDVIVVASVSCIYGIGSVETYTAMTFTLTVGDKVNEKQLIADLVAQQYKRNDQAFERGTFRRRGDTIEIFPAHYEDRAWRVTMFGDEVEAISEFDTLTGKKTSELETIKVYANSHHVTPRPTLRQAIIAIRQELKERLEWLVANGKLLEAQRLEQRTTFDLEMIETTGSCAGIENYSRYLSGRKPGEPPPTFFEYIPDNALLFTDESHQTVPQIGAMYKGDRNRKWTLAEYGFRLPSALDNRPLKFEEWDAMRPQSVHVSATPADWELERAGGVFAEQVIRPTGLIDPPVEVRPVSKDGASQVDDVVDEIRQTIKKGYRTLVTVLTKKMAEDLSEYLNEQGIKVRYMHSDIDTLERIEIIRELRMGNIDVLVGINLLREGLDIPECGFVAILDADKEGFLRSETSLIQTIGRAARNVDGKVILYADRITGSMERAMAETARRREKQHAYNLEHGITPESVKRDIKDILNSPYERGDRVLVPMGMSETDDRPFSGDNFKAALKDLEAKMREAAANLEFETAARLRDEIKRMKLMDLEFANEVLAATGDEVDRAAPKRIRAEIRQEKAEEFRKKRR; encoded by the coding sequence ATGCCTCGCAATCCAGATTCCGGCGTTTCCGACGTCTCCACGCCCTTCGTCATGGACGCCGTCGGCGATGTCGCCGCGGGTGTCATGCCCATGCTGTGGACCCCGCACCGCCCCGCGCGGCCGGACAAGTCCGAGGGCGGCAAGAAGTTCAAGCTGGTCAGCGACTACCAGCCCGCCGGCGACCAGCCGACGGCCATCGCCGAACTGGTCGAGGGCATCAACAACCGCGACCAGGACCAGGTGCTGCTGGGCGTCACCGGCTCGGGCAAGACCTTCACCATGGCCCAGGTCATCGAGCGCACCCAGCGCCCGGCCCTGATCCTGGCCCCGAACAAGACCCTGGCGGCCCAGCTCTACAGCGAGATGAAGTCGTTCTTCCCGGAGAACGCGGTCGAGTACTTCGTCAGCTACTACGACTACTACCAGCCCGAGGCCTACGTGCCCCGGACCGACACCTTCATCGAGAAGGATAGCTCGATCAACGAGCAGATCGACCGCATGCGCCACTCGGCCACCCGGGCGATCCTGGAGCGCGACGACGTCATCGTCGTGGCCTCGGTCAGCTGCATCTACGGCATCGGTTCGGTAGAGACCTACACGGCCATGACCTTCACCCTGACGGTCGGCGACAAGGTCAATGAGAAGCAGCTGATCGCCGACCTGGTGGCCCAGCAGTACAAGCGCAACGACCAGGCCTTCGAGCGCGGCACCTTCCGCCGTCGCGGCGACACCATCGAGATCTTCCCTGCCCACTACGAGGACCGCGCCTGGCGCGTGACCATGTTCGGCGACGAGGTCGAGGCGATCTCCGAGTTCGACACCCTGACAGGCAAGAAGACGTCCGAGCTGGAGACCATCAAGGTCTACGCCAACAGCCACCACGTCACGCCGCGCCCGACCCTGCGCCAGGCGATCATCGCCATCCGCCAGGAGCTGAAGGAGCGGCTGGAGTGGCTGGTCGCCAACGGCAAGCTGCTGGAGGCCCAGCGCCTGGAACAGCGCACGACCTTCGACCTGGAAATGATCGAGACCACCGGCTCGTGCGCCGGCATCGAGAACTACAGCCGCTATCTGTCGGGCCGGAAGCCCGGCGAGCCGCCGCCGACCTTCTTCGAATACATCCCCGACAACGCCCTGCTGTTCACCGACGAGAGCCACCAGACGGTTCCGCAGATCGGCGCCATGTACAAGGGCGACCGCAACCGCAAATGGACCCTGGCCGAGTACGGCTTCCGCCTGCCCAGCGCCCTCGACAACCGCCCCCTCAAGTTCGAGGAGTGGGACGCCATGCGGCCGCAGTCGGTGCACGTCAGCGCCACCCCGGCCGACTGGGAGCTGGAGCGGGCCGGCGGCGTCTTCGCCGAGCAGGTCATCCGCCCCACCGGCCTGATCGACCCGCCCGTCGAGGTGCGCCCGGTCTCGAAGGACGGCGCCTCCCAGGTCGACGACGTGGTCGACGAGATCCGCCAGACCATCAAGAAGGGCTACCGCACCCTGGTCACCGTGCTGACCAAGAAGATGGCCGAGGATCTGTCGGAGTACCTCAACGAGCAGGGCATCAAGGTCCGCTACATGCACTCCGACATCGATACGCTGGAGCGCATCGAGATCATCCGCGAGCTGCGGATGGGCAATATCGACGTCCTCGTGGGCATCAACCTGCTGCGCGAAGGCCTGGACATCCCCGAGTGCGGCTTCGTGGCCATTCTCGACGCCGACAAGGAAGGCTTCCTGCGCTCGGAGACCTCGCTGATCCAGACGATCGGCCGGGCCGCGCGGAACGTCGACGGCAAGGTCATCCTCTACGCCGACCGGATCACCGGCTCGATGGAGCGGGCCATGGCCGAGACCGCCCGCCGTCGCGAGAAGCAGCACGCCTACAACCTCGAACACGGCATCACGCCCGAGAGCGTCAAGCGCGACATCAAGGACATCCTCAACAGCCCCTACGAGCGCGGCGACCGCGTGCTGGTGCCGATGGGCATGTCCGAGACCGACGACCGCCCGTTCAGCGGCGACAACTTCAAGGCCGCGCTCAAGGACCTGGAGGCCAAGATGCGCGAGGCCGCCGCCAACCTGGAGTTCGAGACCGCCGCCCGCCTGCGCGACGAGATCAAGCGCATGAAGCTGATGGACCTGGAATTCGCCAACGAGGTCCTGGCCGCCACCGGCGACGAGGTCGACCGGGCCGCGCCCAAGCGTATCCGGGCGGAGATCCGCCAGGAGAAGGCCGAGGAGTTCCGGAAGAAGCGGCGGTGA
- a CDS encoding TonB-dependent receptor, with product MTGAARIEQKAFALVNLMARYEINENLSVQANVDNLFDKTYYSQISYFSQYRYGAPRNYTVALKYAF from the coding sequence GTGACCGGCGCGGCGCGGATCGAGCAGAAGGCCTTCGCGCTGGTGAACCTGATGGCCCGCTACGAGATCAACGAGAACCTGTCCGTGCAGGCCAATGTCGATAACCTGTTCGACAAGACCTACTACAGCCAGATCAGCTATTTCAGCCAGTACCGCTACGGCGCGCCGCGCAACTACACGGTCGCCCTGAAGTACGCGTTCTAG
- a CDS encoding OsmC family protein codes for MTDAVHTRPFATATDTGSGGLQTFVTAGPSTIVADISVAQGGLDLGPDPHELVAAGLAACTSMTLRLYANQKGWEISAMHVEVFSHFDADQTPHERFERIITLEGNLNDDQRERLFQIADKCPIHKLLTAGARVVTTVGGE; via the coding sequence ATGACCGACGCCGTCCACACCCGCCCGTTCGCCACGGCCACCGACACCGGCAGCGGCGGCCTGCAGACCTTCGTCACGGCGGGGCCGTCGACGATCGTGGCCGACATCTCGGTCGCCCAGGGCGGGCTGGACCTGGGGCCCGACCCGCACGAGCTGGTCGCCGCCGGCCTGGCGGCCTGCACCAGCATGACCCTGCGGCTCTACGCCAACCAGAAGGGCTGGGAGATCAGCGCCATGCACGTCGAGGTCTTCTCGCACTTTGACGCCGACCAGACCCCGCACGAGCGCTTCGAGCGGATCATCACCCTCGAAGGCAACCTCAACGACGACCAGCGCGAGCGCCTGTTCCAGATCGCCGACAAGTGCCCGATCCACAAGCTGCTGACGGCGGGGGCCAGGGTGGTGACGACGGTGGGCGGGGAGTGA